The genomic segment CAGTACCACTTCTCGCTTTAGGTCAAAGTCTGGTGCAAGCTGCTAGCAATCTGTCGGATAAAAATAGTGACTTTTCCAGTGCTGTAAAAATGTATGAATCATGGAGTAATATTACCATTGAGTAATATCTCGCCATTGAATAATAATAAACAAACCTAATATTGTGACTATAGACTAGCCACATGCAGTGATACCTGAGGAAACTCTTATGAATAAGTTATTTGTTGCAGCACTCGTCGGTTCTGCAACTTTGTTTGGGGCTTCAACATCGGTTCTTGCATCTGAACAGGAATGCAAAAAATTGAAAAATGACCATGATGTCATTTATGCATCAAAAGGTTTCTGTTTCAAGGATCCTGAAGCAAAAGCAAAGTTTAATGACAATTGCTACACAACCAAGCCAAAATTTTCAGAAAAAGAGCAGCAACGTCTTGACGCGATCAAAGAACGTCAGAAAGAATTGAACTGTAAATAATACAATTCAATTCTGCTCAAGGAATGCACTTATGACTTACGATGACCAAAATATTTTTGCACGAATTCTGCGTGGTGAACTTCCAGCAATTAAAGTGTATGAAGATGACCAAGTTCTTGCATTTATGGACATCATGCCACAGGCCGATGGTCATACTCTGGTCATTCCTAAAACTCCAGCAATCACCCTGCTTGACCTGGATCCTGAAGTTGCAGCCTATACCATTCAGGTGGTGCAAAAAATTGCCAAAGCGATTGAAAAAGGTTTAGGTGTAGATGGCATTGTACTCATGCAGCTCTCTGGCGCTGCGGCGGGTCAGACTGTTCCGCATGTTCATTTCCATCTGGTACCTACCTCTTTGCACAATCTCGGCAAACATGCTGCACAAATGGGTGATCAGGAAAAAATCAAACAACTGGCAGAGAAAATTAAAGCTGCTCTTTAATTCATTCTTCGTCCTTAAAAATGGAGCTTCGGCTCCATTTTTTATGCCTTATTTTTCATTTTTTATCACCATTCATAAATACAGTATTCCTCTTAAATGACTTTATTAAAACCGCATTACTCATCTACTGGATCAGCGTTAACTAAAGCAAAAAAATCCTGCACAGAATCTTAAAAATTAAAATTGCTCCCTTTTTAGATTTCATAGATCTGCAATATTTCCTTAACCATACTGACTTATTCATCCTCAATACTGAGCACCAATACAGGATGGTAGCCAAGACCGAGCTACTGCATACACCTCAAAAGACCTAAAAAAGTCTGATTGGAGCTTTATATGAAAAAATCACTTTGCATTTTCGCAATTGGGGCAAGCGTTTTTACACCGCTCATGGCAGTCGCTGCTGATGTTAAAGTCTATGGCCGTGCACATGTGTCTTTAGATTATCTGGATGATGGCCAGGATTATAGTGAAATTGGAATTTCCTCCAATGCATCACGCCTTGGATTTAAAGCTGAACAAACACTTGAAAATGGCATGACCGTATTTGGCCAGATTGAGCAGGAAATTAACTTTGCCAGTGGCTCTGCAAATGATGATGTCGAGTTTGCTACTCGTGATACCTTTGTCGGTTTAAAAGGTGAGTTCGGTCAGGCACGGATCGGCCGTTTCGATAGTCCATTTAAAGTGGCACGCAGTCCAGTTAACTTCTTTGGAGATATGGTCGGCGATGTACGTAACGTGACCCGTGTAGGGAATCTGCGTTTTGATGAACGTAATGCCAATAGCATTGAATATAAATCACCAAAATTCGGCAATGGATTTAATGTTCTGGGTGCACTTTCCCTACATGAAGCCAACAGCCCGGATGCATCTAAGAATGGTGAAAAAGATAAAGATAAGGCTTATGACCTTGCCCTTACCTACCAAAAAGATAAAGTTGATTTTGCAGCGGCATATGAACATTATGAAGAAGAAGCCAGTCGTGGTAAACGTGATGGTTTCCGGATTGCAGGTGCCTACAAAATCACGCCAGACTTGAAACTCGGTGGTCTGTATCAGTTCCTTCAGCATGACAATACCGAAGTCAATCCTGATGCTCAGGTCTTTGGCATCGCGGGTGAATATAAATTAGCAGCCAAAACCTCATTGCGTGGACAGGTCTTTCACCGTGATGTAGATGCCGATGATGCCAATGCTACTTTACTGGCGATTGGAATTGAACATCGTCTTGACCCAGCAGTCCGCATCTACAGCAATCTGGCCAGTGTATTAAATGATGAAAACTCAAATCTGACACCTTGGGCACAAGGCCGTAGCAATGCAGTGGCTGGCGCACGTGGTGAAGACAGCTTCGGACTATCGGTCGGTATGCGTTACGACTTCTGAAGCCCTCCCCAATTCCATATTAGAAAAGAGCCTGCCTGATGCGGGTTCTTTTTTATTTTTTAATTAATCCCGACTATTTTAATTAGAATAAAAACTGAATAAAAACCCCAGCAAAATAATCAGGATTAATATACTTGAAAAATAAATTCCAACCATTTTAATCAGATTAAAATAATCTATTGTTACAAAAAACAATCACAAATATTTAGAATAATTATCAAACTTTTAATTAAATATTATTAATATTTTCAATAACTTATAAATATATATTTATTTAAACTATTTGGTCTATTTATTTTTTAGTTACAATCGATTAATAATATATAACAAACCACATAATAGGCTTGTTCACATGAGCTTAGTTTCTAAAAATTTAAACCAAAAAACAGTAAGAGAGATTACTGCGATTTTAATTATCAAGATCATTCTACTTCTGGTAATTAAAAATATTTGGTTTGATGCGCCTACTATTCCAAAAGATTTTGACACTCAAGTCGCCGAGCGTATCGCCGGCAATCCTTCCCAAATCAAGGAGACACGTTGATGATTTCTGAAAGCGTGGTCGATCTTTCGCGGTTCCAGTTCGCTATGACCGCGATGTATCACTTTATTTTTGTTCCACTGACCTTAGGCTTGGCATTTCTGCTTGCCATTATGGAAACCACCTATGTGATTTCCGGCAAAGAAATTTACAAGGACATGACTAAGTTTTGGGGAAAACTGTTCGGGATTAACTTTGCCTTAGGGGTAACCACAGGCTTGACCATGGAGTTCCAGTTCGGAACCAACTGGGCATATTATTCGCATTATGTGGGTGATATTTTCGGTGCACCATTGGCTATTGAAGGTTTGATGGCCTTCTTCCTTGAATCTACTTTCATTGGTTTATTCTTCTTCGGTTGGGACCGTTTATCCAAAGTACAGCATCTGGGCGTGACCTGGTTAGTTGCACTGGGATCTAACATGTCTGCACTGTGGATTCTGGTTGCCAATGGCTGGATGCAAAACCCGGTTGGTTCAGCATTCAACTATGAAACCATGCGTATGGAAATGGTGGACTTTGCAGCACTGATCTTTAACCCGGTTGCACAGGTTAAATTCGTACATACTGTTTCTGCAGGTTATGTGACTGGTGCCATCTTCGTACTGGCGATTTCAAGTTACTATATGCTGAAAAAACGTGACTTGCCATTTGCACGCCGTTCATTTGCGATTGCTGCCATTTTCGGCTTAGCGTCAACTCTTTCTGTGATCCTGCTGGGCGATGAGTCTGGTTATGAAATTGGTGATGTACAGAAAACCAAACTGGCTGCGATTGAAGCAGAATGGGAAACTGAACCAGCACCTGCAGCATTTACTTTATTTGGCTTCCCAAATAAAGAAACCATGTCTACCGATTATGCTGTGAAAATTCCTTATGTTATGGGGATTATCGCTACACGTTCTGTAGATACGCCTGTTACCGGTATTAAAGACCTGCTGGTTGAACATGAAGGTCGTATCCGAAACGGTATGGTGGCTTATGAACAACTGGAAAAACTACGTGCTGGTGATCAGTCTCCTGAGCTGAAAGCTGCATTTGCAGAAACTCAAAAAGATTTGGGCTACGGTCTGCTTCTGAAAAAATATACTGCAAATGTTGTAGATGCTTCTGACGAGCAAATTAAGGCAGCAGCAAAAGATACTATTCCACATGTACCAAGCCTGTTCTGGGCATTTCGTGCCATGGTCGCTTCTGGCTTCCTGATGCTGGTTCTGTTTGTTCTTGCGACTTTTGCGGTGGCTAAACGCAATGCAGAAAACAAACCTTGGTTATTAAAATTTGCATTATTTGCACTGCCGCTTCCATGGATTGCGGCACAAACTGGCTGGTTTGTTGCTGAAGTAGGTCGTCAACCTTGGACCATTGGTGAGGTTCTGCCTACACACCTGTCGACTTCAAGCTTAAGCACAGGCGATGTATGGGGATCAATCATTGCATTAGCAGCGTTCTACACTGTACTGCTGATCATTGAAATGTACTTAATGATTAAATTCTCACGCCTTGGCCCAAGTTCTCTACATACTGGTAAATACCACTTCGAGAAACTTGAAGCTGCAAAAAAGGCAAATGAGGAGGCTCAAGCATGATCGAATATGAATTACTCAAAATAATCTGGTGGGTACTGGTTGGCGTCTTGCTGATTGGTTTCGCCCTGACTGATGGCTTTGATATGGGCTCCATGGCGATCATGCCATTCGTGGGTCAGAATGATGAAGAACGTCGTGCGGCAATCAATACGATTGCCCCGCATTGGGATGGTAACCAGGTCTGGTTTATTACTGCGGGTGGTGCCCTGTTTGCTGCTTGGCCAATGGTTTATGCAACTGCCTTTTCTGGTATGTACTGGGCACTTCTGCTTGTTCTGTTTGCCTTATTCCTGCGTCCAGTAGGATTCGACTATCGCTCCAAACTGGAAAATACCAAATGGCGTAATGCCTGGGATTGGGGCCTAGCAGTTGGTGGTGCTGTGCCTGCACTGGTTTTCGGTGTCGCATTCGGCAATATGTTCCTGGGTGTTCCATTTACATTAGACGAAACAGTTCGTTCGACTTATTCTGGCAGCTTCTTTGCCCTGCTCAATCCATTTGCACTGGTATGTGGTGTTGTCAGCTTATCTATGCTGTGTGCACACGGTGGTGCATGGTTGATGCTACGTACAGATGGCGATTTACGTGAACGTTCTGCCAAAGCAACCAAAATCATGGGGATTGTTTATCTGGTAGCTTTCCTGGCAGTCGGTGCATGGTTATATTTCGGTGGTATCCAGGGTTATACCCTAGTGACTCCTTACGAAACTAACGGTATCGCTAATCCACTAGCAAAAGAAGTACTGACCAATGCCAACCCAGGCTGGATGAACAACTACAGCACTTATCCAATCACGATACTGGCACCAGTTGCAGGTATTTTAGGTGGCATTATTGTGGTATTGGCTGCATCTAAAGCCAAAGCAGGTTTGAGCTTCTTGGGTTCATCTTTAGCAGTGATCGGTGCAATTTTGACTGCCGGTTTTGCCCTGTTCCCATTCCTGATGCCTTCAAGCATTAATCCGGTTGCAAGCTTAACCATGTGGGATGCGGTCTCCAGCCAAAATACCTTAACTGTGATGACTGTGGCTGCATGCATCTTCGTTCCACTGATTCTGTGCTACACCACTTGGTGTTACTACAAGATGTGGGGCGTGATTACCAAAAAACATATTCAAGAGAATTCACACAGCCTGTACTAAGGCTGTGTCTTAGGAGATAAAATTATGTGGTATTTCGCATGGATTCTCGGCATTTTGATGGCCTGTTTCGCTGGTGTACTCAGTGCACTGTATATTGAAAATCATCAAGACCTGGATGAGAAATAAGAGATGACAGACGCTGCAGTTGAACAAGTAAAGATAGAAAAAAAATCTAACCCTTTTGCAATGGTGATTTCTTGCCTATTGGCTTTTCCACTCGCAGCGGTGTTGCTGGTTCATCCTGCTGCAATGCTGGATGCCAACGGGGAATATAGCCACCGCGCCATGATGTTTATCATGATCGGCATTTCAGGCGGTTTTATTCACGGGGTTGGCTTTATCCCTCAGCACTGGTTCTGGAAATGGCTATTTAGTCCGTTTCTGGCTTGGCCGTTAATGCTATGGGGTTATTACACCTGGTTTCTTAATTAGGTATTAAACAACCAAAAACAAAGCCCTCATTTGAGGGCTTTTTGTTCTTTATTTCTTTTGTGAAACACAGCCTGTTTCATAGGTAGTTCCCAAATCCTGAAGGGATTGAGTAAACTGATTATCCAGTGTACTCACAAACCGGAATTCATCCTGCGCTGTCGCAAGATGCAGATTCTGTTCTGATAGATACTTTAACTGCTTTAAACCGGTTGCATATTCACAGGCTTTAGCAATCATAAGTGCAGGATGCTCACGTCGGTCTACCGATGAGTTCAACACGGCAAGTTTTAGCTCTAACTCATCATATTTTTGTTTGGTTTGCGCCTTAAATTCAGCCTGACTCAGTGGTTTGGCCCAAGCTGAAACAGATAAGCCCAAAATTCCAATGGCTATAATTAATTTATGCATTTTCCCCTCAACAATAAAAATTACATACGATTTATCTAAGTTATTGAATATTTATAGCATAAAGCTACTTTTAATAAATACGAGCAATAAAAAAGCCAGAACTGGTCCGGCTTTGAAAACTTACTTCATTGAATTTTCTACCGATGAGTATGAATTGACATCACAATACCCATCCCTGCCAACATGGAAATTACGGCTGTACCACCATAACTCATCAATGGCAAAGGGTCACCCGTCACAGGTAAAATCCCACTGACCATGCCTGAGTTTAAAAATACAAAGAAGAAAAAAGTCAGTCCGATCGCACCGGCATACAAACGGCCAAAGTTATGAAAGCTATTCATGCCAATAATCAAACAGCGAATAATAATGGCCGTAAACAGGCTGAATAGCAGAAACACCCCGATAAAACCAAATTCTTCGGCATAAGTCGACATGATGAAGTCGGTATGATGTTCAGGTAAATAACCTAGATGAGACTGCGTACCTTGTGAGTAACCTTTCCCCATAACCCCACCCGAACCGATGGCAATTTTGGACTGGATAATGTTCCAGCCTGCGCCCAAGGCATCCGATTCTGGATCGAATAAAGTCAGAATCCGTTTCTTTTGATATTCCTGCAACAAGAACATCCACAGTAGCGGCACTGCAACGGCCAAAGCAGCAAAGGCTCCAGCAATTAAACGCCATGACATGCCACTTAAGAACAGTACAAAGATTCCGGGAATCACCAGACCAATATTTAGATCGGGTTGTAATGCCACCAGTACAAAAGGTACGCCTAAAATCACCAAGGCGCCGACAATATCTAGAAATTTTGGCGGGAAAGGTTTACGGGCAAAGTACCAGGCCATCATCAGTGGCATGGCAAACTTCATCACCTCACTCGGCTGCATACTCCCCACACCCGGCAACGTAATCCAGCGGGTTGCCCCAAGACGCTTTTCACCAATCACAAAGACCAGCAGCAGCATAAAGATACCGAACATATAAAAATATGGACTGGCAGCCTGATAGACCTTGGGTGGTACTTGGGCACAGATAAACATTACCACAAAACCCACACCAAAACTGATCGCCTGGCGAATCACCATCCCCGAATCTTCAGAGGTGGCACTGTAAACCACCATCAGACCCAAGATCGCATTTAAAATCAGGAAACAAAGCAGCCATGGATCAAGGTGCAACTTGGTCCATCGGGAGGCATTCTGGGGATTAATACTACGTCCATCGCGTGCGGACTGCCGCAAAAAACGATACTGCTGTGAAGGGATCATTGGCCCACGGGTAGAAAATTCATGATGGCAAAATTATAAGTTAAAGTGCTCCGGAATAAATCGCCATTGACCGATTTATTCCATTTTTATTGCAATATATTTAGCGCTGGACAGCCAGAATCAACTTCGCCAGTTCCAGATCATCTGGATAGGTAATTTTAATATTATCGGAACGCCCCTGTACTACTTGGACGGGTTCATCTATATGTTCCAGTGCACTGGCTTCATCGGTAATGGTAGCACCATCTGCGAGTGCCTGCTGAATCGCACGCTTCAAAGTTCCAAGTTTCGCCATTTGTGGTGTTTGCGCCTGCCATAATGTCGAACGATCTACTGTCATTTCAATACCATAATCCTTTACGACACGTTTTAAGGTATCCCGTACCGGAATGGCCAGAATCGCAGCCTGATCAGTTTGAATTGCTGTATTGACCAGATCAATCAGGGAGCTTTGACTCACACAAGGACGGGCTGCATCATGCACCAAAACCCAATCCTCTTCTGAAGCAATCTCAGATAAATATTCCAAGGCATTTAGTACAGAGTTGACGCGCTCTGCACCGCCCAAGCAAAAATGTGCTTTATCCAGATGAGAAAGTGGCAGAGTCTTGGCAACATCATCCTGTGCACCAATCGCAAGGACATAACCTGCTAATGGCAATTGATTCAGACGGGAAACCGTGTGTTCAAGAACGGTCCGTTCCTGAATCATCTGGTATTGTTTAAGTTCGGTTTTGGAAAATCGGCTACCGGAACCTGCAGCTGGTAAAATGACCCACAATTTATGGTGTTGTTGGAACATCAGCTGATTCATTGGTTCTCAGGTCTACTTTATTCGGATTAAGATAAATCGGTTTATATTGAGTACTAATAGTGCTCATTTGCACAAAGGTTTCATGCGGCTTGATCAAACCTAGATCGAGACGGGCATGCTCTTCGATGGCTTCAATACCATTCTTCAAATCATAAACTTCTGCGGCCAGAACGCGATTACGTTCTTTCAGTTCTTCATTCAATTCTACTTGTTGCTGAATTTTCTGGGTCAATGCCTGATGGTCATTATAACCACCCTCACCGAACCAGTATAAATATTGAAACCCTGCGATCAAAACGATCGCAAGGCCCAACAGTACTTTACTCATCAAGGAGTCGAATACATTTAACATTGACATAAGTCGCTTAGTTCAAACCTTTGAACTCAGCTTTACCGCGATATGCAGCTTGAGTCAATTCTTCGATACGAAGTAATTGGTTATATTTCGCTACACGGTCAGAACGGCAAAGTGAACCAGTCTTGATTTGACCTGCTGCTGTACCTACTGCAAGATCTGCAATAGTAGAATCTTCAGTTTCGCCTGAACGGTGAGAGATTACAGTAGAGTAACCATTTGCTTTCGCAAGGTAGATTGCATCTAAAGTTTCAGTCAATGTACCGATCTGGTTGTACTTGATCAGGATTGAGTTACCTACTTTCTCGTTGATACCGCGTTGAAGAATCTTAGGATTCGTAACGAACAGGTCATCACCCACCAACTGGATTTTATCGCCAAGGATAGAAGTCAGGTAAGACCAGCCTTCCCAGTCAGATTCGTCCAGACCATCTTCAATCGAGATGATAGGGTATTGATTTACCAGACCTGCAAGGTAGTCAGCAAACTGGTTGCTTGTGAACGATTTGTTGCCTTCACCAGCCAGGATATATTGACCATCTTTGTAGAATTCTGAAGATGCACAGTCAAGCGCAAGCATAATATCAGAACCAGCTTTGTAACCAGTTTGCTCGATTGCAGACAGGATCACAGTAATAGCTTCTTCGTTAGAACGAAGGTTTGGCGCAAAACCACCTTCATCACCAACTGCAGTGTTCAAACCTTGTTTCTTCAAAACTGATTTTAAAGAATGGAAGATTTCAGCACCCGCACGTAACGCTTCAGAAAATGAAGTGAAACCTACAGGCTCAATCATGAATTCCTGAATATCAACAGTGTTGTCTGCGTGAGCACCACCGTTCAGGATGTTCATCATTGGAACAGGCATAGTCAAAATCTTTTGACCACGGAGATCTGCGATGTATTGGTAAAGCGGCGTTTTCTTTTCTTCAGCAGCAGCACGCGCAGCAGCAAGAGATACCGCCAAAGTTGCGTTTGCACCTAATTTTTCTTTGTTTTCAGTACCGTCTAAAGCGATCATCGTATTGTCGATGTCTTTTTGTTCGAATACTGATTTACCCACTAACGCATCACGAATCAGAGTGTTTACGTTGTTAACCGCAGTTTTAACACCTTTACCTAGGTAACGTGCTTTATCGCCATCACGAAGTTCTAAAGCTTCACGAGAACCAGTTGAAGCACCAGATGGTGCACATGCACGGCCAACTACGCCAGATGCCAGGATAACGTCTGCTTCGATGGTTGGGTTACCACGAGAGTCCAAAATTTCACGTGCACGAATGTCAACGATTTGGCTCATGAACAATTCCTCAGTTGATTAATAACAGGATGCTTAAAACTGCATCAATGGGTATCTAATTTTTCAAATCCTTTCACTAGAGTATCCAGCTCTTTTAATTGAGCCAGGAATGGTTCTAGTTGAGATAAACGTAAGGCACAAGGACCATCACATTTTGCCACATCCGGATTTGGATGAGCTTCCAGGAACAAACCTGCAAGACCAGTAGCCATACCGGCACGCGCCAGTGTAGTAATCTGCGCACGACGACCACCGGCAGAGTCAGCACGACCGCCTGGAGTTTGTAATGCATGTGTTACATCAAAGAATACTGGCACGTTCATTTCTTTCATGATGTCGAAGCCCAGCATGTCTACAACCAGATTGTTGTAACCAAAAGCAGAACCACGCTCACAAAGAATCAGCTTGTCATTCCCTGCTTCCAGGCACTTATGCAAAATGTGGCGCATTTCGTGCGGAGCAAGGAACTGGGCTTTCTTGATGTTGATAATGGCATCAGTTTTTGCCATCGCTTCAACCAGGTCAGTCTGACGACTTAAGAATGCAGGTAGCTGGATAATGTCAGCAACTTCTGCCACAGGAGCAGCCTGATACGGCTCATGTACATCAGTGATAATTGGCACATTAAAATGTTTTTTAATGTCGGCTAACCACTCGATTCCTTTTTCCAGGCCAGGCCCACGGAATGAGTTCAGGCTTGAACGGTTGGCTTTGTCAAAACTTGCTTTAAAGACATATGGAATATCTAAACGTTTGCAGATATCAACATAAGTCTCTGCAATTTCAAAAGCTAAGTCTTTCGACTCAAGTACGTTCATGCCGCCGAATAGTACAAATGGCAAGTGGTTTGCCATTTGTATATCGCCTAAACGTACAATTTCTTGTGGTTTTAATTGTGACATTTAAACTTCCTAGTTGTGTCTTAAACTCGCATTATTTAGTTTTTTGGTACTGTTTTTTCGCAGCATCAATGAAACCGGCAAATAATGGATGTCCATCACGTGGCGAGCTGGTAAATTCCGGGTGGAATTGTACTGCAATAAACCAAGGATGTGCAGGAATTTCAACAGTTTCTACCAGGTGTTGCACTGGAGAATAACCAGAAATCTTCATGCCTTTTTCTTCCAGCACTGGGATATAACGGTTGTTCATCTCGTAACGGTGACGGTGACGTTCGATAATTTCATCCGAACCATACACTTCAGCAGTCTTGGTACCCGGTACCAGTTCAGACTTCTGTGCACCTAGACGCATGGTACCGCCAAGATCAGAATCTACTGAACGCTGTTGAACTTCACCGCGCTCATCTAACCATTCAGTGATCAGACCAATCAATGGAGATTTGGTTGAACGGTTGAATTCTGTTGAAGTCGCATCAGTGATACCCGCCACATTACGTGCATATTCGATCACTGCAAGCTGCATACCCAAGCAGATGCCCAGGAATGGAACACCGTTTTCACGTGCAAAACGAATTGCTTTCATTTTGCCTTCAGTACCACGTTCACCAAAACCGCCTGGTACCAGAATCGCATCCGCATCTTTCAATACTTCATTGACATCTTGGCTTTCAAGTTCTTCAGCATTGACATAGTCGATCTGAACTTTCACACGGTTTTGAATACCGGCATGTAAAAGTGCTTCATTCACAGACTTGTAGGCATCCGGAAGTTCAACATATTTACCAACCATTGCCACACGAACGGTGTATTCAGGGTTCAGTAAAGCTTCTACCACATTATCCCAGTCAGACAGGTCTGCTTCTGGAAGATTGTCATAGCCAAAACGTTCACAGATGAGATCGTCAACGTTCTGTTCATAGAAAGTACGTGGAATCTGGTAGATCGTACGTGCATCTTTACACACGACTACTGCACGCGCTTCTACGTTAGTGAACAAGGCAATTTTACGCGTCGTATCTGCATCAACATCATGTTCAGTACGGCAGATCAAAATGTCTGGTTGAATACCAATAGACAGAAGTTCTTTTACTGAGTGTTGAGTCGGTTTAGTTTTTAATTCTGCTGCAGACTTAATGTATGGGAGTAACGTTAAGTGCATCAGCATCGTACGCTTATGACCAAGTTCAACCATTAACTGACGTACAGATTCCATGAATGGGAGAGATTCAATGTCACCTACAGTACCGCCGATCTCAACGATCGCAACGTCATAACCTTCGCCAGCGCGAAGTACACGTTCTTTGATGTTGTCAGTAATGTGTGGAATAACTTGTACAGTACCACCCAGGTAGTCACCACGGCGTTCTTTATTCAGAACATCCTGGTAAACACGGCCTGATGTAAAGTTATTCAGTTTGGTCATTTTCGCACGACGCAAGAAACGTTCGTAGTAACCCAAGTCTAAGTCTGTTTCAGCACCGTCTTCTGTAACAAAAACTTCACCGTGCTGGAATGGGCTCATAGTCCCTGGATCGACATTAATGTATGGATCCATTTTTACCATGGTCACTTTTAAACCACGGGCTTCTAAAAGTGCAGCAACAGAAGCAGCTGAAATACCTTTACCTAGTGATGAAACAACACCACCAGTCACGAAAATAAAATGGGTCATTGGGTTTCTCGTACAATCGAGCCTAAATCGGCCTGCAATGTTGCGCAATTTTACTTTACCTTGTACCAATAAAGCAAAGTCAATCCGCATCAAATCAAAGAACAATAAACAATTGACTATTCTAACAGCAATTCCTGAAAAAAATTACAGTAAGTTCATATGATTTATATATTGCATTTTGCTGCTATAATAGGAACATTCACACCCTACACTATTCTGTTTGATGCAATGATGATGAAGAAACTTTTAATCTGTACCCTGATCCTGACTGGCCTTACACTGACTGGTTGTGTAAAAAAAGAAGCTCCAAAAGAAGAAGAACAAACCGAAGTTACTCCAGCATCTGAAGTGGTTGCTCCGGAACCTGTACAACTTGAGCCTGTTGAACCATTAGAATCAACACCAGTTGAACCGGTTGAAGAAGCACCAGCAGCACCGACTGTTGAAATCCAGCGCGAACAAACTGCGAATACTACGACTGAAATTCGCCGTGAAGTTAAAAAACCGGAACCTGCTCAATCAGAGCCTGCGCCTGCAGCTGAAACAAATTCAAGCACTGAGCAGCCTGCAAAACCTGCAGCAACACCAGCCGCTCCTAAAAACAACTCATCTTCTGCAAATAAGTCTGAAGATGATGCAGTTGCAGATGCAATTGCTGCTGCTATGCCAGCACTTGAAAACTAATATAATCCTTCATCAAAAAAACCCAGCTTATGCTGGGTTTTTTATGGTTTAAAAATCTCTTTCAAGCTGCCGTTGGAGTATCGGAAAGTTGCAGTAAATAATCTGCCATCAGACGAGTGGCCCATGATTCTGTCTGCATTAAGCCCTGATAAAAGCCACAATGGCTACCTTTTTTAGTGGTAACGACCACAATATTTGGCATGGCTCGAATGACATCCTTATACGG from the Acinetobacter sp. YWS30-1 genome contains:
- a CDS encoding YARHG domain-containing protein gives rise to the protein MNKLFVAALVGSATLFGASTSVLASEQECKKLKNDHDVIYASKGFCFKDPEAKAKFNDNCYTTKPKFSEKEQQRLDAIKERQKELNCK
- a CDS encoding HIT family protein — its product is MTYDDQNIFARILRGELPAIKVYEDDQVLAFMDIMPQADGHTLVIPKTPAITLLDLDPEVAAYTIQVVQKIAKAIEKGLGVDGIVLMQLSGAAAGQTVPHVHFHLVPTSLHNLGKHAAQMGDQEKIKQLAEKIKAAL
- a CDS encoding porin, which gives rise to MKKSLCIFAIGASVFTPLMAVAADVKVYGRAHVSLDYLDDGQDYSEIGISSNASRLGFKAEQTLENGMTVFGQIEQEINFASGSANDDVEFATRDTFVGLKGEFGQARIGRFDSPFKVARSPVNFFGDMVGDVRNVTRVGNLRFDERNANSIEYKSPKFGNGFNVLGALSLHEANSPDASKNGEKDKDKAYDLALTYQKDKVDFAAAYEHYEEEASRGKRDGFRIAGAYKITPDLKLGGLYQFLQHDNTEVNPDAQVFGIAGEYKLAAKTSLRGQVFHRDVDADDANATLLAIGIEHRLDPAVRIYSNLASVLNDENSNLTPWAQGRSNAVAGARGEDSFGLSVGMRYDF
- the cydP gene encoding cytochrome oxidase putative small subunit CydP codes for the protein MSLVSKNLNQKTVREITAILIIKIILLLVIKNIWFDAPTIPKDFDTQVAERIAGNPSQIKETR
- a CDS encoding cytochrome ubiquinol oxidase subunit I, which translates into the protein MISESVVDLSRFQFAMTAMYHFIFVPLTLGLAFLLAIMETTYVISGKEIYKDMTKFWGKLFGINFALGVTTGLTMEFQFGTNWAYYSHYVGDIFGAPLAIEGLMAFFLESTFIGLFFFGWDRLSKVQHLGVTWLVALGSNMSALWILVANGWMQNPVGSAFNYETMRMEMVDFAALIFNPVAQVKFVHTVSAGYVTGAIFVLAISSYYMLKKRDLPFARRSFAIAAIFGLASTLSVILLGDESGYEIGDVQKTKLAAIEAEWETEPAPAAFTLFGFPNKETMSTDYAVKIPYVMGIIATRSVDTPVTGIKDLLVEHEGRIRNGMVAYEQLEKLRAGDQSPELKAAFAETQKDLGYGLLLKKYTANVVDASDEQIKAAAKDTIPHVPSLFWAFRAMVASGFLMLVLFVLATFAVAKRNAENKPWLLKFALFALPLPWIAAQTGWFVAEVGRQPWTIGEVLPTHLSTSSLSTGDVWGSIIALAAFYTVLLIIEMYLMIKFSRLGPSSLHTGKYHFEKLEAAKKANEEAQA
- the cydB gene encoding cytochrome d ubiquinol oxidase subunit II, coding for MIEYELLKIIWWVLVGVLLIGFALTDGFDMGSMAIMPFVGQNDEERRAAINTIAPHWDGNQVWFITAGGALFAAWPMVYATAFSGMYWALLLVLFALFLRPVGFDYRSKLENTKWRNAWDWGLAVGGAVPALVFGVAFGNMFLGVPFTLDETVRSTYSGSFFALLNPFALVCGVVSLSMLCAHGGAWLMLRTDGDLRERSAKATKIMGIVYLVAFLAVGAWLYFGGIQGYTLVTPYETNGIANPLAKEVLTNANPGWMNNYSTYPITILAPVAGILGGIIVVLAASKAKAGLSFLGSSLAVIGAILTAGFALFPFLMPSSINPVASLTMWDAVSSQNTLTVMTVAACIFVPLILCYTTWCYYKMWGVITKKHIQENSHSLY
- the cydX gene encoding cytochrome bd-I oxidase subunit CydX, encoding MWYFAWILGILMACFAGVLSALYIENHQDLDEK
- a CDS encoding cyd operon YbgE family protein gives rise to the protein MTDAAVEQVKIEKKSNPFAMVISCLLAFPLAAVLLVHPAAMLDANGEYSHRAMMFIMIGISGGFIHGVGFIPQHWFWKWLFSPFLAWPLMLWGYYTWFLN